Within Bacillus sp. FJAT-45350, the genomic segment GATATGGCGATAGCGGCACCTCGTTTCCATTCATCTGATACTGGTAAGCTATTAATTGAAAAGCTACGTTTTAATGAAGAAGTAATAAAAGCGTTAACAACCACAGGCTTTAACCTCTCAAAACGAGGAGCATATAGCTTTTACTTAGGGTGTGTACAAGGGATTGAGTTTCCCGAAAAAGATGGAGAACCTTTCTATGGAGTTGCAGACCCAAGAAGAGACGGTACAGCACAAGGACCGACTGAATAAGTAACATGCAAATCTACACTAGTAGAGTAATGGCTTCTTAAGTTGCGCGCTTGCTATAAGAAACCCACTTGTAGCGAGCTTTTCAAACTTAAAGACTAAACTTACAAATTGAAGGAGTTACATGCGAATGAAAATAGCGATCGTATACAATCGAGAAAGTCAGGCAGTTATTAATTTATTTGGAAAACAAAACCGTGAAAAGTATGGACTAGAAACGATTAATAGAATCAAGGAAGCCCTACTTGCGGGAGGACACCAAGTTAAGACATTTGAAGGAGATAAAAATATTATCGCAAAGCTAGAAGACTTTATGCCTTCTGTTGTTTCTGGTGAACGGCCTGGACTTGTATTTAACTTGAGTTATGGTATTCAAGGAAACGGTCGCTATATGCATATACCGGGAATTTTGGAAATGCTAGGTATCCCATATGTAGGTTCAGGACCAGAAACACATGCCTTAGCATTAGACAAAGTTGTAACGAAAATGATCTTAATTCAAAGAGGGCTTCCTACTCCAAAGTTTACAGTAATGGAAAAGCCAGATTCGCCAATTATGGATGATTTAAATTATCCTTTAATTGTAAAACCAAAGGATGAGGCAGTCTCGTTTGGTCTTAAAGTTGTTCATAACGAAGAGGAGCTAAGAGCAGGGGTACAGGTCATTTATGAAACGTTCAACGCACCGACGCTAGTTGAAGAATATATTGAAGGACGAGAAGTTAATGTAGCCTTACTTGGAAATAATCCAGTAGAAGCGCTCCTTCCTGTCGAGCTAGTTTTTGGTCAAGGGGAACAAATTTATACGTATGAAGATAAGAAGAACAAAAGTGGAAGAACAGTAGAGAAGGTTTGTCCAGCGCCATTGTCAGAAGAACAGACAAAAGAAATCCAACAGCTTGCGATTGATACATTTAATGCATTAGGTTGCTATGATAGTGCTCGTGTTGACTTTCGAATTGATAAAAACGGGAAACCTTACATTTTAGAGGTTAATTCAATGGCGAGCCTAGGTTCAGATGGTTCTTTCGTTTATGCAGCTGAACAAATGGGACTTAGCTATGCAGACTTATGTAACAAGCTAATTGAAGTGGCTAATGAACGTTATTTTGGCCCGTTCTTCTTAGATAATCATACGGAAGATAGTAAAGAACAACAGGCATTAATCTCATCGATTACTCAAAATCGAGATAAAATCGAAGCTGATTTGAAAAAGTGGACCAACATTTCAAGCTGGACAGAAGACCCAGTAGGATTGAGTACTGTAAGAAGAAGACTTGACG encodes:
- a CDS encoding M20/M25/M40 family metallo-hydrolase, giving the protein MKIAIVYNRESQAVINLFGKQNREKYGLETINRIKEALLAGGHQVKTFEGDKNIIAKLEDFMPSVVSGERPGLVFNLSYGIQGNGRYMHIPGILEMLGIPYVGSGPETHALALDKVVTKMILIQRGLPTPKFTVMEKPDSPIMDDLNYPLIVKPKDEAVSFGLKVVHNEEELRAGVQVIYETFNAPTLVEEYIEGREVNVALLGNNPVEALLPVELVFGQGEQIYTYEDKKNKSGRTVEKVCPAPLSEEQTKEIQQLAIDTFNALGCYDSARVDFRIDKNGKPYILEVNSMASLGSDGSFVYAAEQMGLSYADLCNKLIEVANERYFGPFFLDNHTEDSKEQQALISSITQNRDKIEADLKKWTNISSWTEDPVGLSTVRRRLDDRLKQLGLELMEDYTNGRSAWTWQSKAGFKDGTLVVIPIDIPGERNGFPIPYRKEQEWIYGEGVASSRGGLVTVLSALQALDEQQLLSDKKVGVFFYSDEGRGMRYSSATLRKAAKEARQVIVLQPGFTGGKIADQRRGSKQYSIIVEGDPMRIGIESNQTDVLSYFIQKAEKLKKISSRNKKITVAVQDVRSQRYSVLLPHRVQATVAVTYLDEKLANEAEKQIREAFTSKSSGMQTYVETLVERPPLVRKSNNSVIPQLKNLSEKWNLPFGTESSLLSTAAGEIPSSVPVVCGFAPASKNLYTPNEAIHRSELIQRSLLLGLFLLEQ